The stretch of DNA AATGACCATATCTGCAGTGTTACGGACAGTACCGTCCTGCTTTAATTTGAGATCTTCCAGAGCGTTGATCAAACGGCGCTGCATGTAACCAGAACGAGATGTTCTGACCGCAGTATCCACAAGACCTTCCCTGCCTCCCATGGAGTGGAAGAAGAATTCTGTAGGGGTGAGACCGCTCTTGTATGAATTCTGTACGAATCCTTTCGCTTCTGCACCAAGATCTCCTTTCTTGAAGTGAGGAAGTGTTCTGTTCCAGTAACCTCTGGATAAACGTTCTCCTCTCACAGCCTGCTGCCCGATACAACCTGCCATCTGTGACAGGTTAAGCATAGACGCTCTTGCACCGGAACGGGCCATAATAACTGCAGGGTTTTCCATACCCAGATGGCGTCCTGCAATCTGACCTGCTTCATCTCTGGCACGTCCCAGAAGTTTCATTACTTCTACTTCCAAAGTTTCATCGAGAGAACGTCCTGGAAGCTGTTCTAAGATACCTTCACGGTATGCTTCGACCAGTTCTGAGACTTTAGTTACTGAATCAGCAAGCATTTCTTCTATCTGGCGGGTAGCTTCAGCAGGGATATCTTCATCATCGATACCAGTTGTGAAACCTCTTGCCATGATAGCTCCGATAGCCAGTTTGGTAACATTATTTAGGAAATCCTTGGCGGCAGTGGAACCATAATCATGTGCGATTTTATTGAGTATTTTTCCTTTGAATGCACCGATTGCATTTTCATCAATAGTTCCGCACAGGTGCTGTCCATCTCTGATTTTTACATAAGCATCCATATCACAGTTCTCTTTCAGACAAGTCTGGCAGTGACGGCAGATGGATGATTTGAATGTAATTCTGAAATCGTCCGGAAGAATCATGCTGAACATCTGATAGCCGGTCCAATACTTGTTCCCGTTTTCGTCAAAGTTTGGCTCGGGCATCTCGTCAAATTTAACTTTGCTGAGGATGTTGATTGTATCCTGAACATCAAAATGAGGATTCTTATGAGTCAGCAGGAAAGCTCCAGTAATGTGGTCGTGGATAGCTCCGATGATTGGTCCGCCGAATCTCGGAGAAAGAATGTGTTCCTGCACTCTCATGAGAATAAGAGCTTCTGCACGAGCTTCATCGCTCTGCAGAACATGCAGATTCATTTCATCTCCGTCAAAGTCGGCGTTATACGGAGGACAGACACAGAGGTTGAATCTGAATGTCTTCCAAGGCATTACACGCACAGTGTGAGCCATCATCGACATCCTGTGCAGGGACGGCTGCCTGTTGAAAAGCACAACGTCCTTGTCCATCAGATGTCTTTCAATGACATATTCTAATTCAAGTCCCTCGGCGATTGTTTCGGCGTTGCGCTCTGTGACTTTCATCCTTCGTCCATCTGGACGAATGACATAGTTTACACCTGGCAGATACTTTCCATTTTCAATAGCGGGATTGTTTCCCCTCTTGACCATTTCTCTGAGGGCTTCTATATTTGATCTGGTTGCACGAACCGGTACAGTAAGCTCTCTGGCTGCAGAGTAAGGCACACCAACTTCGTTAATTGACAAAGCTGGATCAGGAGAAATGACAGTACGAGCTGAGAAGTTGACACGCTTACCAGACAAGTTTGATCTAAATCTGCCTTCCTTACCTTTCAATCTCTGTACGAGAGTCTTTAGAGGCCTTCCGGATCTGTGCCTTGCAGGCGGGATACCGGAAGTCTGATTGTCATAATATGTGGTAACGTGGTATTGTAAAAGCTCCCACAAATCTTCAACGATAAGCTGCGGAGCTCCTGCGTCACGGTTTTCCCTGAGTCTCTGATTGATCCTCAGAACATCCACCAGTTTATGGGTCAGATCATCTTCGGATCTGTCTCCAGATTCCAGAGTAATTGAAGGCCTGACAGTTACAGGAGGAACGGCCAGAGCAGTCAAAACCATCCATTCTGGACGGCATGAAGCGGGATCAATACCGAGCGGAAGGAGATCATCATCAGGTATTCTCTCCAGACGCTCTCTTACCTCCTTAGGAGTGAGCTTATGACCGTCTTCGCGGAATGTGGTAGGTTTGTCAAGAGTTATTTTTCCCTGTATTTCACCGCAGTGAGGACAGACTGCATTTTTTGATGCATCCTTGGCTAGATCTTTAGCGAGGATACGATAATCGATAGCATCTCCGCCAAGCTCTTCTACCATTTCCATCTGTTTTGTCTTCTCAGCAGCTTCTTCCTGAGTCATAAGGAGATGACCGCAGGACTTGCAGGTAGACTGTAAAAGCTTCTTGATTTCTTTTACAAGTCCTACATGGATTACCGGCATTGCCAGATCAATGTGTCCAAAGTGTCCTGGACATTCGTCTACCTTGTTGCCGCAGGTCTTACATCTAAGACCTGGTTCAATGACACCCAGATGGGGGTCCATAAGACCCATGTCAATCGGGAAACCGTCATCATCATATGTGTCAGCAGTGATAACTTTGGTAGCTGACATCTTTCTAATCTCTTCCGGGGATAAGATTGAGAATTTAATTGATCCTATCCTTTTCGAGACACCACGCATCATCTTAAATCCTCCAGTTGAAGTCTCATGACGACACCAAGCGACAGCAGCTCATCCAACAGGAGTTTGAAAGCATAGCTCGTCTGAACAAGATGTACGTTGGTATTATTGTTGCACACAGGGCAGCGTACTACACCTCTGCGGTCCATCATAGAGATGTGTCCGCAGTTAGGATTTCCGCAGATATACAAAGCAGTACCATCGGATTCATCCAGAAGACGATCTTTGATAACCATTGCTGCACCGTGTCCGATAAGACAGTCTCTTTCCATTTCACCGAATCTCAGACCGCCCTGACGTGATCTTCCTTCAGTAGGCTGCCTTGTAAGTATCTGCACAGGTCCGCGGGAACGGACATGCATTTTTCCAGACACCATGTGGTGCAGTTTCTGATAGTAAATCACACCTGTGAACATGTTAGCTTCAAACATTTTTCCGGTAACACCGTCATACATCACTTCTTTACCAGTGTGCTTGAATCCATTGCGCACTAGTTCTTCTCTGAGAGCCTGTTCCTTTTCTCCAGAGAACGCTGTTGCGTCAATAGCTCTTGCTTCCATTGAACCGACCTTGCCTCCGATCATTTCCAGAACGTGGGCGATAGTCATACGAGATGGAATAGCGTGCGGGTTGATGACTAAATCAGGCGTCACACCATCGCATGTGAAAGGCATGTCTTCCTGAGGAACAAGAAGTCCTACAACTCCTTTCTGTCCATGTCTGGAAGCGAATTTATCTCCCAGTTCAGGAATTCTTTCATCCCTCACTTTCACTTTTACAAGCCTGGAACCATTCTCAGACTCAGTAAGCATTACAGAGTCGACCCAGCCCCTCTCTCCTGAACGGATAGTGACTGATGTTTCTCTCCTTTTCTGAGGAGTCAGGAAGTCTGTTTCCTCTTCAAGGAAACGCGGAGGAGAAGTTTTTCCAACTAATACATCACCGCCGCTGACTTCTGTCTCAGGGCAGATAAGACCATCTTCACCGAGAGTTGCATATGCCAGATCTGCACGGGCACCGCGCACGTCTGGATCAGGAATCTCAAAGTGATCTTCCTGTCCTCCAGGATATCTGCGCTCTTCTGCACGGTATGTCCTCATAAAGGTTGAACGTCCCAGACCTCTGTCGACAGACGCCTTGTTTAGGATTAAAGCATCCTGAATATTGTAACCGTTGTAAGACAAAATTGCCACAACGAAGTTTTGTCCAGCCGGACGGTCATTGAATGCGATGAAATCCATCGGTTTTGTCTGGACCATCGGCTTCTGCGGATAGTGCAGAAGATGCCCGCGGGTATCTGGACGCTTACGATAGTTGGTACAGCTCAAACCAAGAGACTGCTTTGCCATACCGGATCCCATAGTAACTCTTGGAGAAGAGTCGTGTTCAGGATAGGGAACAACGCTTGCGGCTACACCAAGGATGATCATTGGATCTATTTCCATATGGGTATGTTCACTGTTGAGCAGTATCGGAGCAGAATTGTCACCGTGGCAGTATTTGCATTTGAGAATGGCATGAGAATCATTTGTGCCGGGATTCATCCAGTCCAGATCAGTTGGTGAAAGAGCTCTGCCGCACTCACTGCAGCGTTCTGGAGGATTGTAAGGAACTACAGCGATGTAAGCGTCCTCTTCCTCTTCTGCATCGATCCATTCGATTACTCCTTCTCTGATAAGGTCTGTCCATTTCAGGTGGTCGTCCCTGATCTCTTCAATATGCCTGCGGGTAAGAGACAGTTTGCCATCACTTACTACCAGCAGCGGACGTCTGAGACGTCCTTCATCACAGTTGATGATTACTTCACCCATTTCTTCATCGAAACGGATGTTGATATCACTGGATAACAGACCCTGGCGTCTTCCAGCTCTTATGTCTGCAACCAGTCCCTTGGGGTTCTCTGTATTTCCTACCAGATCCCCGTTGACGTATACTTTTGCACCAGTACGAAGTTCGCCGCTTCTGACTTCAGTAACTCCGCGGTCGCGCAGAAGCCAATGTACGTCTTCTTCTCTGAATCCTTCTGATACATCAATGATCAATGATGCGTTCTTCACCAGACCGCAGTTCTGACCTTCAGGAGTTTCATTGGGGCATAGTCTTCCCCATTGAGTAGGGTGAAGATCACGGGCTTCGAAGTGAGGCTGTGAACGTGTAAGTGAAGATGTGACTCTTCTGAGGTGAGACAAAGTACTCATGTTAGAAGTACGGTCTAAAAGCTGAGATACACCAGCTCTTCCGCCTACCCAGTTTCCTGTGGCTAAAGCATGCAGGAGACGATGAGTCATAAGATCCGGACGGATTGATGAACCAATGCGCAGATTCTCTTTTTTACGTGAGAAATTGCGTTCCATCTGATACTTAAGATCCTTCATCAAGTTTGTAAATGCAACTCTGAACAGATCTTCCATAAGATCTCCGGAAAGCTTCAGACGCTTGTTGGCATAGTGGTCTTTGTCGTCTTCCTTTCTCATGCCGATGCTTAATTCAAGAACTGAACGAGCAATTCTGCCAAGGAAGTGAGCTTTCTTAAGTCTGTCTTCTTTGGTATCTCCGAGATGAGGAAGCAGTGAACGATCGATAATTGATTCTACTTTCTTTTCTCTGTATTCTTTTGCCTGTCCTGTAGCAAATTTACGTTCCAAGTAGGTGATGGCATCTTCGGTGGTGTAGATACCGTTTGGAGGGTAGAGTTTTTTGTCATGGCATTCTTCAATGTTTGCATAAACAATATTTGCCATCTCTGGAACAGAGACTATTGCATCGTAGATATCCTTATCATTCTCCATTCCCAAAGCTTTCATCAAAGCTACCAGCGGTATCTGTCCTGTAGCTGCCGGAACTGTGACTGTCAGAATTCCGTCTTTCTTCTTTTCAACAAGAGTAAGAGCACGGTATCCTTCCCTCTGCGAGAATACTTTAGCAACTTCCAGCTGGGTTCCGTATCTTTCATTATACTCCACCATTACACGGTTAGGAGCTAAGTCTTCCAACGAAATCAGAACTCTCTCTGTTCCGCCGATAAGGAAATATCCGCCTGGATCTGATGGATCTTCACCAGCCTCCATGAGCTTTAGTTTGTATTCTTCGTCTGTAAGCTCTTTGTCGACTTCGATGTTCTCTTTATAGAGATTGCAGCGCTTTGAGCGGAGCATTACAGGCAGATCGCCGATGTGGACGGTCTCCGGTTCTTTTTCAATACCGTCTTCAATAATTGTAAAATCAAGATAAATCGGAGCAAGGTAGTTGAGGTTTCTGAGTCTGGATTCCATAGGAGTCAAAGGATGTGTGGCACCGTTCGCTTCTCTTACAATCGGCAGCTGCACATGCATTGTAGGTCTTGACTGAGAGTCGATGAGACCGGTTTTTTCATCCCTCTTGCGTCCTACTCTTATTTCGATGATACGTCCTTCAGTTCTCTCAGGATCAAGACGTATCAGTCCGCGGTCCATATCATCCGCGGATACTCTCAGATTATCCACAATCTTCTGCATTCTGCTGTTCGGGTTGTCAAGAGTGGAGAGAAAATCATTAAAGCTCGATATATGGTGGTTAACAATACTTCTGTCTTTAAAATAGAGTTCTACTAAATCACGCACTTCTCTTCACCCCTTTACTTCCTTAATCACTAGGCGATAAGTGACGAAAGCCTCTGCAGTTGCACTCTTACGAATGATCTTAATAATACTTCCTTCTGGAATTGGACCATATATATTTTCCAGAAGCTTCACACATGCATCTCCTCGTCGAATTTTAGGAAGCTGGTCTTTTGTGATATTCAACTCTGCCAGTACTTTTTCAGCATCCTCTGGAGACAACAAATAGTGCTCCGGTACGAGATTATGCTCTAAAACGTTAAAATTGGATTCGACCACCTAATTCACCTGCTAGACGTTAAAATCGGGCATGGGGTTCCGCCATAAATTACAGTTAGAAAATATCCCTTCGAATGCGGACCGAACGTTACCCCTTCCATCGTTCTTCTACCTCGCTAAGAGCGGGCTCGCGGGGATTTTCGGAGTATACGGGAAGGCCGCATACTTTTCGAACCCCGGACCACCTGATTAAAAGTCAGATGCTCTTTCTAGGGTACTGAGGATTTTACTCCACAGTCCTACCTAGCTGAGCTACGAGCCCAATGCAAGCTTGTTTAGCATGCAGAGGGTTAGGTAAAGACTGCCCCTATATAATATTTTTCATCAAAATATCAGATTATCATGCCGAAGAGAGCATAGAGCCTTGAAAATCTACAAAAGAATCATAAAAGCTCTCAAGCAAGGTAGACATATCACCATGTTTTTGACATTTTAAGTTTTCTGATTGTGCACTGTCTTTGAGAATACTCATAATTTTCAGAGCCAACTCAGAGGATTTTCACAAAAAATAAAAGCGAATAATCTTAAATATCTAAATTTGACTGTATCGCTCAATTCCGGTGATTTAACATGGAAAACGAAAAGATTTGCAGTTCATGTGGACTCAGACTCGGAAAGAACGATGGAATGACGTTCTTCCAGTGTCCAGAATGTGGCGAAGCCGAAATTGGACGCTGCCCACAGTGCAGAGACCAGAGTGTTACATACACTTGCCCCAAATGCGGGTTCACAGGACCTTAAGGTGGATCTCATGGGAAAAGTAGCAGCAGTTCACAAGCTTATTCCAGAGAGTCCAGAAGTATCAACCGATCAGATCATAGCAGATATTCCAAAATATGTTCCTGAAGGAGTTGTCATCAGCAGCATGGTTGTAAAACCATTCGCTTTTGGTCTCAACATCATTGAAGTTACATCCATGATGAATGATGCTGAAGGTCTCATTGAAAAATTTGAAGACGCTCTAAGAACCGTACCAAATATACAGGGCGTAGAAGCAGACACAATCACTCTTGTGTGAATAAGAAATACTTACTCTGCAGATTTCTGCAGAGATCAAATAATTTTAAGGTTCTAATATTTCGAATCCAGTAGATTCATCTTTTATTTTTTTAGCGCTGCAGTCTGTAAGCTCGATTATGATTACTTCCAGAATCTGCCACACAACTGAGCCTACTCTGATGCATCCTGTAAGGCCTTCTCCATCTCTGCCGCATGAAACATGCATATGAAGTCTTGGAAGCCCGTCTTCACCCTCGAAAATTGTTCCGACCCCAGCAGTTTCATGAGGCGCATGAAGCGTATGATATAGAGGAGTTACAGGCCTGGCATCTCCATCTTCAGGTCCTACAGTCATTCTGCTGTTTTCATTTAGAGCTCCTACTGCCAGAACTGCTGCGGATTTTATATTATGTTGAACAGCAAACTCTTCCAGATATTTATGAACGATCTCGCCGTCTTCTAATTTTACAACGAAAACTCTGCCGATACCAGCTTCTGAATACTTCAGAATGATCCCTCCTTAAAAAAATTATGATTATGCGG from Candidatus Methanomassiliicoccus intestinalis Issoire-Mx1 encodes:
- a CDS encoding zinc finger domain-containing protein, with amino-acid sequence MENEKICSSCGLRLGKNDGMTFFQCPECGEAEIGRCPQCRDQSVTYTCPKCGFTGP
- a CDS encoding DNA-directed RNA polymerase subunit H produces the protein MVESNFNVLEHNLVPEHYLLSPEDAEKVLAELNITKDQLPKIRRGDACVKLLENIYGPIPEGSIIKIIRKSATAEAFVTYRLVIKEVKG
- a CDS encoding PPC domain-containing DNA-binding protein, whose amino-acid sequence is MILKYSEAGIGRVFVVKLEDGEIVHKYLEEFAVQHNIKSAAVLAVGALNENSRMTVGPEDGDARPVTPLYHTLHAPHETAGVGTIFEGEDGLPRLHMHVSCGRDGEGLTGCIRVGSVVWQILEVIIIELTDCSAKKIKDESTGFEILEP
- a CDS encoding DNA-directed RNA polymerase subunit A', whose protein sequence is MRGVSKRIGSIKFSILSPEEIRKMSATKVITADTYDDDGFPIDMGLMDPHLGVIEPGLRCKTCGNKVDECPGHFGHIDLAMPVIHVGLVKEIKKLLQSTCKSCGHLLMTQEEAAEKTKQMEMVEELGGDAIDYRILAKDLAKDASKNAVCPHCGEIQGKITLDKPTTFREDGHKLTPKEVRERLERIPDDDLLPLGIDPASCRPEWMVLTALAVPPVTVRPSITLESGDRSEDDLTHKLVDVLRINQRLRENRDAGAPQLIVEDLWELLQYHVTTYYDNQTSGIPPARHRSGRPLKTLVQRLKGKEGRFRSNLSGKRVNFSARTVISPDPALSINEVGVPYSAARELTVPVRATRSNIEALREMVKRGNNPAIENGKYLPGVNYVIRPDGRRMKVTERNAETIAEGLELEYVIERHLMDKDVVLFNRQPSLHRMSMMAHTVRVMPWKTFRFNLCVCPPYNADFDGDEMNLHVLQSDEARAEALILMRVQEHILSPRFGGPIIGAIHDHITGAFLLTHKNPHFDVQDTINILSKVKFDEMPEPNFDENGNKYWTGYQMFSMILPDDFRITFKSSICRHCQTCLKENCDMDAYVKIRDGQHLCGTIDENAIGAFKGKILNKIAHDYGSTAAKDFLNNVTKLAIGAIMARGFTTGIDDEDIPAEATRQIEEMLADSVTKVSELVEAYREGILEQLPGRSLDETLEVEVMKLLGRARDEAGQIAGRHLGMENPAVIMARSGARASMLNLSQMAGCIGQQAVRGERLSRGYWNRTLPHFKKGDLGAEAKGFVQNSYKSGLTPTEFFFHSMGGREGLVDTAVRTSRSGYMQRRLINALEDLKLKQDGTVRNTADMVIQLKYGEDGVDPTRSASGEAVDIDDILTEVLGDEAEIISQIEEKKQTGYATMEQDLMEAVAEDDLEMEEPEYDLGGGGED
- a CDS encoding elongation factor 1-beta is translated as MGKVAAVHKLIPESPEVSTDQIIADIPKYVPEGVVISSMVVKPFAFGLNIIEVTSMMNDAEGLIEKFEDALRTVPNIQGVEADTITLV
- a CDS encoding DNA-directed RNA polymerase subunit B, with product MRDLVELYFKDRSIVNHHISSFNDFLSTLDNPNSRMQKIVDNLRVSADDMDRGLIRLDPERTEGRIIEIRVGRKRDEKTGLIDSQSRPTMHVQLPIVREANGATHPLTPMESRLRNLNYLAPIYLDFTIIEDGIEKEPETVHIGDLPVMLRSKRCNLYKENIEVDKELTDEEYKLKLMEAGEDPSDPGGYFLIGGTERVLISLEDLAPNRVMVEYNERYGTQLEVAKVFSQREGYRALTLVEKKKDGILTVTVPAATGQIPLVALMKALGMENDKDIYDAIVSVPEMANIVYANIEECHDKKLYPPNGIYTTEDAITYLERKFATGQAKEYREKKVESIIDRSLLPHLGDTKEDRLKKAHFLGRIARSVLELSIGMRKEDDKDHYANKRLKLSGDLMEDLFRVAFTNLMKDLKYQMERNFSRKKENLRIGSSIRPDLMTHRLLHALATGNWVGGRAGVSQLLDRTSNMSTLSHLRRVTSSLTRSQPHFEARDLHPTQWGRLCPNETPEGQNCGLVKNASLIIDVSEGFREEDVHWLLRDRGVTEVRSGELRTGAKVYVNGDLVGNTENPKGLVADIRAGRRQGLLSSDINIRFDEEMGEVIINCDEGRLRRPLLVVSDGKLSLTRRHIEEIRDDHLKWTDLIREGVIEWIDAEEEEDAYIAVVPYNPPERCSECGRALSPTDLDWMNPGTNDSHAILKCKYCHGDNSAPILLNSEHTHMEIDPMIILGVAASVVPYPEHDSSPRVTMGSGMAKQSLGLSCTNYRKRPDTRGHLLHYPQKPMVQTKPMDFIAFNDRPAGQNFVVAILSYNGYNIQDALILNKASVDRGLGRSTFMRTYRAEERRYPGGQEDHFEIPDPDVRGARADLAYATLGEDGLICPETEVSGGDVLVGKTSPPRFLEEETDFLTPQKRRETSVTIRSGERGWVDSVMLTESENGSRLVKVKVRDERIPELGDKFASRHGQKGVVGLLVPQEDMPFTCDGVTPDLVINPHAIPSRMTIAHVLEMIGGKVGSMEARAIDATAFSGEKEQALREELVRNGFKHTGKEVMYDGVTGKMFEANMFTGVIYYQKLHHMVSGKMHVRSRGPVQILTRQPTEGRSRQGGLRFGEMERDCLIGHGAAMVIKDRLLDESDGTALYICGNPNCGHISMMDRRGVVRCPVCNNNTNVHLVQTSYAFKLLLDELLSLGVVMRLQLEDLR